Below is a genomic region from Candidatus Omnitrophota bacterium.
GCGAGGGCGTGACCGTAGAGGATGAGGTATTTATAGGGCACGGCGTCATCTTCATAAACGACCGCTACCCCAGGGCTACCGCATCGGGAAAGATGAAGACGGATGAGGACTGGGCCGTGACGCCTATACGCGTGAAGCGCGGCTCATCTATCGGCAGCAATGCCGTCATCATGTGCGGTGTCACCGTGGGGGAGAAGGCGATAATCGGCGCCGGAGCAGTAGTCACGAAAGATGTCCCCGGCCATGCGATAGTCGCCGGTGTGCCCTCCAGGGTAATAGGAGATGTGCGTAAAAAAGGAGTCGAGCGATGATCCGCGTGGGAGTCATAGGGTACGGTTATTGGGGGCCTAACCTTGTACGTAATTTTGCCGAGATACCGGGATGCCAGATAGCGGCGGTCAGTGACCTCCGCCCGGAGCGCCTGGCCATAGTGGCCAAGCGCTACCCTTTCATAAAGACGACGAGGGACTATCGCGATCTCCTGGCCGATGACGGCATCGATGCCATAGCCATAGCTACGTCCATATCCACACATTTCAATATAGCCGTCGACGCGCTCCGGGCAGGCAAGCACGTCCTGGCCGAAAAACCGCTTGCGGCTACGTACCGCGAGGCCGCCAAACTGGTAGAGGAAAGTAAAAGGCGCAAGCGCGTCCTAATGGTGGACCACACGTTCGTCTACACGGGAGCGGTGAGGAAGATCCGCGAACTTGTGCGCAGTAAGGAGCTCGGGGATATATACTATTATGACGCGGTCCGTGTGAACCTCGGCCTCTTCCAGCACGACGTGAACGTGATATGGGACCTGGCCGTGCACGACATCTCGGTCATGGACTATATCCTCCCGCGCGCGCCCTATGCGGTCTCCGCTACAGGTATGAGCCATGTGGCGGGACAGCCGGAGAATATCGCGTATCTAACGTTATTTTTCAGGGACCGCCTCATCGCCCATATACATGTCAACTGGCTTGCGCCCGTCAAGGTCCGCCGGACACTCATAGGCGGGAGCAGCAAGATGATAGTATATGACGAACTGGAACCGAGCGAGAAGGTAAAGGTCTATGATAAGGGTATCAAGGTCAAGAGCGATGCCACGAGCATATACAATATGCTGGTCAGTTACAGGACCGGCGACATGTGGGCGCCGGCATTGGATATAACGGAGGCGCTCCATACCGAGATAGCCCATTTCGTCAAGTGTATAGAAGGAAAAGAACGTCCCGTCACCGATGCGGAATCCGGCCTCAGGGTAGTGAAGATACTCGAAGCGGCAACTCTATCTATGGGAAACCACGGCCGCCCCGTCAACCTCGACACGATGAAGATAGCGAAATGACCTCAACCGTCCTGCCCGGCGTATCCGTCTGCTTCCCGGTATATAATGAAGAGGCCACGGTAGGCGGTGTCCTGCAGGAAGCGCACGGACTGCTTTCCGGGTCCGGGATCGACTACGAGATCATCGTATGCGATGACGGCTCTTCCGATAAGTCGGGCGCCGTGATAGATGACTGCGCCGGGCGTTTGGGGCGCATGCGCGTCATACACCATAAGGCCAATCTCGGGATAC
It encodes:
- a CDS encoding Gfo/Idh/MocA family oxidoreductase codes for the protein MIRVGVIGYGYWGPNLVRNFAEIPGCQIAAVSDLRPERLAIVAKRYPFIKTTRDYRDLLADDGIDAIAIATSISTHFNIAVDALRAGKHVLAEKPLAATYREAAKLVEESKRRKRVLMVDHTFVYTGAVRKIRELVRSKELGDIYYYDAVRVNLGLFQHDVNVIWDLAVHDISVMDYILPRAPYAVSATGMSHVAGQPENIAYLTLFFRDRLIAHIHVNWLAPVKVRRTLIGGSSKMIVYDELEPSEKVKVYDKGIKVKSDATSIYNMLVSYRTGDMWAPALDITEALHTEIAHFVKCIEGKERPVTDAESGLRVVKILEAATLSMGNHGRPVNLDTMKIAK
- a CDS encoding acyltransferase, which translates into the protein MPIAKDVRLGKGVVIPQPELVNLYGCVVGAGTKIGAFVEIQKNAVIGERCKISSHSFICEGVTVEDEVFIGHGVIFINDRYPRATASGKMKTDEDWAVTPIRVKRGSSIGSNAVIMCGVTVGEKAIIGAGAVVTKDVPGHAIVAGVPSRVIGDVRKKGVER